A stretch of Gadus macrocephalus chromosome 17, ASM3116895v1 DNA encodes these proteins:
- the syt4 gene encoding LOW QUALITY PROTEIN: synaptotagmin-4 (The sequence of the model RefSeq protein was modified relative to this genomic sequence to represent the inferred CDS: inserted 3 bases in 2 codons; deleted 6 bases in 5 codons), giving the protein MAPMDEGGAPIGSVPMGVTVVSVFGLVFTASAFAWICCQRKNNTKSQKTPPYKFVHMLKGVDIYPESLGGKKKFANADADAAEAGKTDVNGNCHAPSPPLPAASXPNGSRPGLHLDLENRDLNGNFPDQATYNQQKVRSSPDLEPPLAPAWGTAGPGRRTAAATRPPPSSSLSSLAPTPAAAPLDNRPPQGEVEAPAGIGTLHFSLEYQAERKAFVVHIMVRHGLTPTDEQTLTSDPYIKLTLLPEKKHRVKTRVLRKTLEPAFDETFSFYGVAAARVPELALHFNVLSFDRFSRERVIGETLVPLAGLDLSEGRVLMSREIVKRNVKKCGGRGELLLSLCYQXTSNTLTVVVLKARQLPRTENNNGPIDPYVKVNLYQGKKRVSKKKAHVKKCTPNPVFNDVFVFDLPSDGGLRDTSVELLLLDSERGGGGGGGGGGDSHGSKPVLGRLVLGTDAPGTPGQHWREICEHPRRQIAKWHAMLED; this is encoded by the exons CGTGCCGATGGGCGTCACCGTGGTGAGCGTGTTCGGCCTGGTCTTCACCGCCTCGGCCTTCGCCTGGATCTGCTGCCAGCGCAAGAACAACACCAAGTCCCAGAAGACACCTCCCTACAAGTTTGTGCACATGCTCAAAGGGGTGGACATCTACCCCGAGAGCCTGGGCGGCAAGAAG AAATTCGCCAACGCCGACGCCGACGCCGCCGAGGCGGGGAAAACCGACGTCAACGGGAactgccacgccccctcccccccgctcccgGCCGCCTC CCCCAACGGCTCCAGACCCGGCCTCCACCTGGACCTGGAGAACCGGGATCTGAACGGCAACTTCCCCGACCAGGCCACCTACAACCAGCAGAAGGTCCGCAGCTCCCCGGACCTGGAGCCGCCCCTCGCCCCCGCCTGGGGTACGGCCGGCCCGGGGCGACGGACCGCCGCCGCGAcgcgccctcccccctccagctccctgtCCAGCCTGGCCCCCACCCCGGCGGCGGCCCCGCTGGACAACCGCCCCCcccagggggaggtggaggccccGGCCGGCATCGGGACGCTGCACTTCTCCCTGGAGTACCAGGCCGAGAGGAAGGCCTTCGTGGTGCACATCATGGTAC GCCACGGCCTGACCCCGACCGACGAGCAGAcgctgacctccgacccctaCATCAAGCTGACCCTGCTGCCCGAGAAGAAGCAC CGGGTCAAGACCCGCGTGCTCCGCAAGACCCTGGAGCCGGCCTTCGACGAGACC TTCAGCTTCTACGGCGTGGCGGCGGCGCGCGTGCCCGAGCTGGCGCTGCACTTCAACGTGCTGAGCTTCGACCGCTTCTCCCGCGAG CGCGTCATCGGCGAGACCCTCGTCCCGCTGGCGGGACTGGACCTGTCGGAGGGCCGCGTG CTCATGAGCCGGGAGATCGTCAAGAGGAACGTCAAG AAGTGCGGGGGCCGTGGTGAGCTGCTGCTGTCTCTGTGCTACC TCACCAGCAACACTCTGACCGTGGTGGTGCTGAAGGCCCGGCAGCTGCCCAGAACCGAGAACAACAATGGACCCATAG aCCCCTACGTCAAGGTAAACCTGTACCAGGGGAAGAAGCGGGTGAGCAAGAAGAAAGCGCACGTGAAGAAGTGCACGCCCAACCCCGTGTTCAACGACGTCTTCGTCTTCGACCTGCCGTCGGACGGCGGCCTGCGGGACACCAgcgtggagctgctgctgctggactcggagcggggcggcggcggcggcggcggcggcggcggcgactcGCACGGCTCCAAGCCCGTCCTGGGACGGCTGGTGCTGGGCACCGACGCGCCCGGCACCCCCGGCCAGCACTGGAGGGAGATCTGCGAGCACCCGCGCCGGCAGATCGCCAAATGGCACGCCATGCTGGAGGACTAA